A DNA window from Bacteroides cellulosilyticus contains the following coding sequences:
- a CDS encoding sensor histidine kinase translates to MRNLLKYLVLHIVCFGCIFPLSAGEDSLAEVERATIQDEVISAFHNSMGFDYLTKEESSAINLDSILNYLESTKQYNTYFELERILIKSYLFRGEIRLAIDWSEQMYSKASALSHALGTALALNAISEVYSYTGRNQEAGSAHVQALEMFDQMSGEGIYVRMLLLELVEHNLRIRNFTEAAYFMARLNRFSADSLSEQEQAVRHIFNAYCQLFKGSVKTARQHLDEVEPLREKLIPGIMQHLLIAEAMYWERTGEYEKSLTTYDAFLHTDYAEINSSLYKGVLQDKADLLVKMGRKEEAYKQYGLVFSYIKSSFEKNYPKEIDQLTTRFQADRLTYQNERDRLFSYRLYLGGIVVCTLFLLLFLYLSWRKIFRLKESKCSQEKMIQKAERAIQKKNMFLSNMSHEVRTPLNAIVGFSAVLASEDDSFDEDSRKEFCEIIKVNSFQLLKLINDILDFSDFENDNITFNIRPYDAVKLCKEASETVNASRKLEVELRFDTELPELMIETDDARLRQVLINLLVNATKFTKEGSIVLRLELSDRNTAFFSVTDTGCGIPLEKQGLIFERFEKLNDFAQGSGLGLSICQLIVTYMRGRIWVDSNYTQGARFCFTHPLKYKTKAEGAV, encoded by the coding sequence ATGAGAAACTTACTGAAATATCTCGTTCTCCATATAGTATGCTTTGGATGCATTTTCCCATTATCAGCAGGGGAGGATAGCCTGGCAGAAGTCGAGCGTGCTACCATTCAAGATGAAGTGATATCTGCTTTTCACAACAGTATGGGCTTTGATTATCTGACAAAGGAAGAAAGCTCGGCTATCAATCTGGATAGTATCCTCAATTATCTGGAATCTACCAAGCAATATAATACGTACTTTGAACTGGAACGTATACTCATAAAATCATATCTTTTTCGTGGAGAAATACGCCTGGCCATTGATTGGAGTGAGCAGATGTATTCAAAAGCAAGTGCACTCTCGCATGCTTTGGGAACTGCTCTTGCACTGAATGCCATTAGTGAGGTGTATTCTTATACCGGACGAAACCAGGAAGCAGGGAGTGCTCATGTACAGGCATTAGAGATGTTCGATCAAATGTCCGGTGAGGGAATATATGTCCGGATGTTATTGTTGGAATTAGTAGAGCACAATCTTCGTATTCGTAATTTTACGGAGGCAGCGTATTTCATGGCCCGCCTGAACCGTTTTTCCGCAGATAGTCTCTCAGAGCAGGAACAAGCTGTCCGGCATATCTTCAATGCCTATTGTCAACTGTTTAAGGGTTCTGTGAAGACCGCTCGTCAACACTTGGATGAAGTGGAACCTTTGAGGGAAAAGCTGATTCCGGGTATTATGCAACATCTCTTGATAGCCGAGGCTATGTATTGGGAACGTACCGGTGAATATGAGAAATCTCTGACAACTTATGATGCTTTTTTACATACGGATTATGCTGAAATCAACAGCAGCTTGTACAAGGGAGTCCTGCAAGACAAGGCTGACCTGCTCGTGAAAATGGGGCGCAAGGAAGAAGCATATAAGCAATACGGTTTGGTGTTTTCATACATTAAATCGTCTTTTGAGAAAAATTATCCTAAAGAGATAGATCAGTTGACCACCCGCTTCCAAGCCGACCGGCTGACTTATCAGAACGAGCGTGACCGTTTGTTTTCCTATCGGCTTTATTTGGGAGGTATTGTTGTCTGCACACTTTTCCTGCTGCTTTTCCTGTATCTTAGCTGGAGGAAGATATTCCGTCTGAAAGAGTCAAAATGTTCACAGGAAAAAATGATACAGAAGGCAGAGCGTGCCATACAGAAAAAGAACATGTTCCTTTCCAATATGAGTCATGAAGTACGTACACCGCTCAATGCCATTGTCGGTTTTTCTGCCGTCCTGGCTTCGGAAGATGACTCTTTTGATGAGGATTCACGTAAGGAATTCTGTGAGATTATTAAAGTCAACTCCTTTCAACTTTTGAAACTGATTAATGATATTCTTGATTTTTCGGATTTCGAGAATGATAATATAACATTTAATATCCGGCCGTATGATGCCGTGAAACTCTGTAAGGAAGCTTCGGAAACTGTTAACGCTTCTCGTAAACTTGAGGTGGAATTACGTTTCGATACGGAACTTCCGGAGTTGATGATAGAAACAGACGATGCCCGTCTTCGTCAGGTTCTGATTAACTTGTTGGTGAATGCTACCAAGTTTACTAAAGAAGGATCTATTGTATTGAGGTTAGAGTTATCTGACCGCAATACTGCATTTTTTTCTGTAACCGATACCGGTTGCGGTATTCCACTTGAGAAACAGGGCTTGATTTTTGAACGTTTTGAAAAGCTGAACGACTTTGCACAGGGAAGTGGTCTGGGACTTTCCATATGCCAGTTGATTGTGACCTACATGAGAGGACGGATATGGGTAGACAGTAACTATACACAAGGTGCACGTTTCTGCTTTACGCATCCGTTAAAGTATAAAACTAAAGCGGAGGGGGCTGTATGA
- the cbiB gene encoding adenosylcobinamide-phosphate synthase CbiB, with protein MENILLILNTVFVLSLPLLAAWLLDRWLGDPAWLPHPVVAFGKMISFCEHLLNKGSKRGLKGAFVAIVLVLAVYFAAYYLFHWIASFSPGLLLALQILTIFFCLAGTTLIREVRMVFEAVDRSLEEGRKQVARIVGRDTSGLSAQEVRTAALETLAENLSDGVIAPLFWYMLLGIPGMLAYKMVNTLDSMIGYRNERYCAFGCFAARLDDVSNYIPARLTAFLMTLACLPRGRFGTLLRFVGIYGSQHASPNSGYPEAALAGILDCRFGGPHNYFGEEVWKPYIGSNDRLLTTEDMKVAVRINRRAEGIMIVILIITTTLVSFFI; from the coding sequence ATGGAAAATATTCTTCTTATCTTAAACACCGTATTTGTCCTCAGCCTGCCCTTGCTTGCTGCCTGGTTGCTTGACCGCTGGCTGGGAGATCCGGCTTGGTTGCCTCATCCTGTAGTTGCATTCGGAAAGATGATTTCATTCTGCGAACATCTGTTGAATAAAGGTTCAAAACGAGGACTAAAAGGTGCTTTCGTAGCTATTGTTCTTGTTCTTGCCGTTTATTTTGCGGCATACTATCTATTTCACTGGATAGCGTCATTTTCTCCGGGATTACTTCTGGCGCTACAGATACTTACCATCTTTTTCTGTCTGGCAGGTACCACACTTATCCGTGAAGTTCGTATGGTATTCGAAGCTGTAGATCGTTCGTTGGAAGAAGGCAGGAAGCAGGTAGCTCGTATAGTCGGTCGTGATACTTCCGGACTTTCTGCACAGGAAGTACGTACGGCAGCACTTGAAACACTTGCAGAGAATCTGAGTGATGGAGTAATTGCTCCCCTATTTTGGTATATGTTATTAGGTATCCCCGGTATGCTTGCCTATAAGATGGTGAATACTCTGGATTCCATGATTGGCTATCGTAACGAGCGTTACTGTGCTTTCGGCTGTTTTGCCGCCCGCCTGGATGATGTCTCCAATTATATTCCTGCCCGTCTGACAGCTTTTCTCATGACACTTGCTTGTCTTCCCCGAGGCCGGTTTGGGACTCTGTTGAGATTCGTCGGAATATATGGCAGTCAACATGCCAGCCCGAATTCCGGTTATCCCGAGGCTGCTCTTGCCGGTATTCTGGATTGCCGTTTCGGAGGTCCGCACAATTATTTCGGTGAAGAAGTCTGGAAGCCTTACATCGGTAGCAATGATCGTCTTTTAACTACGGAAGACATGAAAGTAGCTGTTCGTATCAACCGCCGTGCCGAAGGAATAATGATCGTAATCCTGATAATAACTACTACTTTGGTCTCTTTTTTCATTTAG
- a CDS encoding threonine-phosphate decarboxylase: MIEGHGDDSYKFERPITVNFSSNVYNRVDLSGLQAHLCSCISGISSYPEPEPYTLEGRLAEKYHLTATSVCVTNGATEAIYLIAQTFRGTNTAILQPTFSEYADACRMHGHRVTSLYKLPTAEANYLLPPDIRMLWLCNPNNPTGTVIEKTYLKELITRNPQVCFVIDQSYEFFTVQPLFSPDEAVNFPNVLLLHSMTKRYAVPGLRLGYITAGEGLLSRLRTHRMPWSVNQLAIEAGIYLLAYDVPNPLNISVYLQETARLRHALENLGGLEVWETETHFMLVRLRIGKASALKNYLANEHGILIRDASNFEGLDEHFFRIAAQTAEENDRLVQAIEQWFATY; the protein is encoded by the coding sequence ATGATTGAAGGACACGGAGATGATTCCTATAAATTCGAGCGGCCTATAACGGTCAATTTCAGTTCCAATGTGTATAATCGTGTAGATTTATCCGGACTTCAGGCTCATTTGTGTAGCTGTATCAGCGGTATTTCTTCTTATCCGGAACCGGAACCTTATACTCTGGAAGGTCGTCTGGCAGAGAAGTATCACCTTACGGCCACCTCTGTTTGTGTGACGAATGGTGCTACAGAAGCTATTTATCTTATAGCACAAACTTTTCGTGGTACTAATACAGCCATTCTTCAACCTACATTCAGCGAGTATGCTGACGCTTGCCGCATGCATGGTCATCGGGTGACGTCACTCTATAAGCTTCCGACAGCAGAAGCCAATTATCTCTTACCGCCTGATATCCGTATGCTATGGCTTTGTAACCCTAACAATCCTACCGGTACGGTCATAGAGAAAACTTATCTGAAAGAATTGATTACCCGTAATCCGCAGGTTTGTTTTGTCATCGACCAGTCTTACGAGTTCTTTACTGTACAGCCTTTGTTTTCGCCGGATGAAGCAGTCAACTTTCCGAATGTCCTGCTGCTTCATTCCATGACGAAACGCTATGCTGTTCCGGGTTTACGACTGGGATATATAACTGCTGGCGAAGGTTTGCTCAGTCGTTTGCGTACTCATCGTATGCCTTGGTCTGTCAATCAGTTAGCTATTGAGGCCGGAATCTATCTGCTGGCTTACGACGTTCCTAATCCCTTGAATATTTCTGTTTATTTGCAGGAGACGGCTCGTTTACGTCATGCTTTGGAGAACTTGGGCGGTCTTGAGGTATGGGAGACGGAAACTCACTTTATGTTGGTTCGTCTTCGTATTGGCAAGGCTTCCGCTCTCAAGAATTACCTCGCCAATGAACACGGCATACTAATTCGCGATGCTTCCAATTTTGAAGGTCTGGATGAACATTTCTTTCGTATCGCTGCCCAGACAGCTGAGGAAAATGACCGGCTCGTACAGGCTATAGAACAATGGTTTGCGACTTATTGA
- a CDS encoding cobyric acid synthase, which yields MEKLHPIMFAGTGSDVGKSIIAAAFCRIFRQDGYHPAPFKAQNMALNSYATPEGLEIGRAQAVQAEAAGVPCHTDMNPLLLKPSSDHTSQVVLNGRPIGNRSAYEYFRVEGREELRHEVCSAFDRLATRYNPIVMEGAGSISEINLRDTDLVNLPMALHAGADVILVGDIDRGGVFASVYGSLMLLRPYERERIKGILINKFRGDIRLFESGVKMLEELCDIPVVGVVPYYKDIYIEEEDSLALATKSVQTEQGKVNVAVVLLRHLSNFTDFNVLERDPRVHLFYTNNVDELAKADIILLPGSKSTLADLHELRRNGVAQAVIRAHREGATVMGICGGYQIMGQEVCDPDHVEGEIERLPGLGLLPVSTHMTGEKITRQIRFHLSPVARENSHLSTDGMQANLEGYEIHMGTTVPVYDAPVSPLNFLEDGGADGYFLDRTCIGTYIHGILDNPSFIDFLLEPFADKIADAGKSFDYHQFKEEQYNKLADHVRSHVDLPLIYKILTTHD from the coding sequence ATGGAGAAACTTCATCCTATTATGTTTGCCGGTACCGGTAGTGATGTAGGCAAAAGCATCATTGCCGCGGCTTTCTGCCGTATTTTCCGTCAGGATGGCTATCATCCGGCACCATTTAAGGCACAGAATATGGCACTTAATTCCTATGCTACACCTGAAGGGCTGGAAATAGGTCGTGCCCAGGCTGTTCAGGCCGAAGCGGCAGGAGTCCCCTGCCATACGGATATGAATCCGTTGTTGCTGAAACCCTCTTCCGATCATACTTCACAAGTGGTACTTAACGGACGTCCCATCGGTAACCGCAGTGCCTATGAGTATTTCCGTGTTGAAGGCCGTGAAGAGTTGCGTCACGAGGTTTGTTCAGCTTTCGACCGTCTTGCCACCCGTTATAACCCCATTGTGATGGAAGGCGCCGGAAGTATTTCCGAGATAAACCTCCGGGATACGGATCTGGTAAACCTGCCCATGGCCCTGCATGCCGGAGCAGATGTGATCCTCGTAGGAGACATTGACCGGGGAGGAGTCTTTGCCAGCGTCTATGGTTCGTTAATGTTGCTGCGTCCTTACGAAAGGGAACGCATCAAAGGCATACTAATCAATAAATTTCGTGGGGATATCCGCCTGTTCGAATCCGGAGTAAAGATGCTTGAAGAACTTTGTGACATTCCCGTGGTAGGCGTTGTTCCTTATTATAAAGATATTTATATCGAAGAAGAAGATTCGCTGGCCCTTGCCACGAAATCCGTGCAGACAGAGCAGGGTAAAGTAAACGTAGCGGTTGTATTGCTGCGCCATCTCAGTAACTTTACCGATTTTAATGTGCTGGAACGCGATCCCCGGGTGCACCTTTTCTATACGAATAACGTAGATGAATTGGCGAAAGCCGATATCATCCTGTTACCCGGCAGTAAGAGCACCCTTGCCGATTTGCACGAATTGCGTCGTAATGGTGTGGCACAAGCCGTGATACGTGCCCATCGTGAAGGCGCCACCGTTATGGGCATTTGCGGCGGCTATCAGATTATGGGACAAGAAGTGTGTGATCCTGACCATGTGGAAGGAGAAATAGAACGTTTACCCGGTTTAGGACTTCTGCCTGTCAGTACACACATGACGGGAGAGAAGATTACCCGGCAAATAAGATTCCACCTTTCCCCTGTTGCAAGGGAAAACAGCCATTTGTCTACTGACGGAATGCAGGCAAATCTGGAAGGTTACGAAATTCACATGGGTACCACCGTTCCTGTTTATGATGCGCCGGTTTCCCCTCTGAATTTTCTGGAAGATGGCGGTGCAGACGGTTATTTCCTGGATCGTACCTGTATAGGAACCTATATCCACGGTATTCTTGACAATCCCTCATTCATCGACTTCCTTCTGGAACCTTTTGCCGACAAGATTGCCGATGCGGGAAAATCTTTCGATTATCATCAATTCAAAGAAGAACAATACAATAAACTGGCCGACCATGTGCGTAGTCATGTTGATCTGCCACTTATTTATAAAATACTGACAACTCATGATTGA
- a CDS encoding TolC family protein, which produces MKHILLIVLLGASLSVTAQTKLSLSYDDALQMLQKGNQSLKIADKGIETARTERDKLNALWYPSLQGAGTYVHMSEKIEVKQPLSQFTDPAKDFVHGILPDDKFISGILDQIGSYTLAFPLAPRNLTTVGLTAEWVVFSGGKRIRAGKIGNRMIDLARENRAQTDATQRTLLAESYYGLSLAREVAAVRQDTYNGLKQHYENALKLEAAGMIDKAGRLFAQVNMDEAWRALEAAQKEVTVVESALRTLLNQEDTCKIEPTSPLFINSTLPAKEEFQQTMRSGNYILNQLSLQQSIAKQQLRIDQSGYLPDIALFGKQTLYAHGIQSNLVPRTIVGVGFTWNLFDGLAREKRIRQSKITEQTLALGKDKAQDDLSVGIDKLYTGLQKAQDNVQALNSTIALSEELVRIRKKSFAEGMATSTEVIDAETMLATVKVARLAAYYEYDVTLMNLLALCGTPEQFSSYAVK; this is translated from the coding sequence ATGAAACATATTTTATTGATCGTCCTGTTGGGAGCGAGCCTATCTGTGACGGCGCAAACGAAACTCTCCCTCAGCTACGACGACGCCCTACAAATGCTGCAAAAAGGCAATCAAAGCCTGAAGATTGCGGATAAAGGTATTGAAACAGCCCGCACAGAGCGGGATAAACTGAATGCTTTGTGGTATCCGAGCCTACAGGGAGCCGGTACGTATGTCCACATGTCCGAAAAGATAGAAGTGAAACAACCCCTATCCCAATTCACAGATCCGGCAAAGGATTTTGTACACGGCATCCTGCCGGACGATAAATTCATTAGCGGAATACTGGATCAGATAGGTAGCTACACTCTTGCTTTTCCTCTTGCTCCCCGCAATCTGACTACTGTAGGCTTAACAGCCGAGTGGGTGGTCTTTTCCGGTGGAAAGCGTATACGGGCAGGCAAAATCGGAAATCGGATGATTGACCTTGCCCGGGAAAACCGTGCACAGACAGATGCCACACAACGAACCCTATTGGCAGAAAGCTATTACGGTCTCAGCCTCGCCAGGGAAGTTGCAGCAGTCCGTCAGGACACTTATAACGGTTTGAAACAGCATTATGAAAATGCCCTCAAACTTGAAGCAGCCGGAATGATCGACAAGGCCGGACGCCTCTTTGCACAAGTGAATATGGACGAAGCCTGGCGGGCACTGGAAGCCGCACAGAAAGAAGTTACAGTCGTGGAAAGTGCTTTACGTACCTTGCTCAATCAGGAGGATACCTGCAAGATTGAGCCTACGTCTCCTCTCTTTATCAATTCCACACTCCCGGCAAAAGAGGAGTTTCAGCAGACTATGCGTTCGGGCAACTATATCCTGAACCAGTTGTCACTACAACAAAGCATTGCCAAACAACAATTACGGATAGACCAAAGTGGCTATCTGCCTGACATCGCCCTGTTCGGCAAACAGACGCTTTACGCCCATGGGATACAGAGCAACCTCGTGCCACGCACGATTGTCGGAGTAGGTTTCACCTGGAACCTTTTCGACGGACTGGCAAGGGAGAAACGTATCCGCCAGTCGAAAATTACCGAGCAAACTCTTGCTTTGGGAAAAGATAAGGCGCAAGATGACCTTTCAGTAGGCATAGACAAGCTGTACACAGGATTGCAAAAGGCACAGGATAATGTGCAGGCACTCAACTCAACCATTGCCCTGAGTGAAGAGCTTGTACGAATTCGTAAGAAATCCTTTGCTGAAGGCATGGCAACCAGTACCGAGGTAATAGATGCCGAAACCATGCTTGCCACCGTTAAGGTAGCCCGCCTGGCGGCCTATTATGAATATGATGTAACACTAATGAACCTGTTGGCACTTTGTGGTACACCGGAACAATTCAGCAGCTACGCTGTTAAATGA